The following proteins are co-located in the Bosea sp. AS-1 genome:
- a CDS encoding 2-hydroxychromene-2-carboxylate isomerase, with translation MPNRPVLDFWYEFASPYSCLSALRIEKLAEEGGVTLRWRPFLLGPIFAAQGWNTSPFALYPSKGRYMWRDTARRARRLGIEMLKPENFPQNSLTAARLALAGRDGGWTPAFSKAVFRAQFCEGRNIADEAVLSAALKEAGGEPGTAIPLSRSEEVKGRLRAEIEYAKSIGIFGAPFFVTGDSELFWGDDRLEEALDWARDGC, from the coding sequence ATGCCGAATCGTCCCGTTCTGGACTTCTGGTATGAGTTCGCGTCGCCCTATTCCTGCCTGAGCGCCCTGAGAATCGAGAAATTGGCCGAGGAGGGCGGCGTCACCTTGCGCTGGCGCCCGTTCCTGCTGGGGCCGATCTTCGCCGCACAGGGTTGGAACACCTCGCCCTTTGCGCTCTACCCGAGCAAGGGACGCTATATGTGGCGCGATACCGCCCGGCGCGCCCGGCGGCTCGGCATCGAGATGCTCAAGCCCGAGAATTTTCCGCAGAATTCGCTGACGGCCGCGCGCCTCGCTCTTGCCGGGCGGGATGGCGGTTGGACACCGGCCTTCTCCAAGGCGGTCTTCCGCGCCCAGTTCTGCGAGGGGCGCAACATTGCCGACGAGGCCGTGCTCAGCGCCGCGCTGAAGGAAGCGGGCGGCGAGCCCGGCACCGCGATCCCGCTCTCGCGCAGCGAGGAGGTGAAGGGCCGCCTGCGCGCCGAGATCGAATATGCCAAGTCGATCGGCATCTTCGGTGCCCCCTTCTTCGTCACCGGGGACAGCGAGCTGTTCTGGGGAGACGATCGTCTGGAGGAAGCGCTCGATTGGGCCCGCGACGGATGCTGA
- a CDS encoding argininosuccinate synthase: MADSSVKKVVLAYSGGLDTSIILKWLQTTYRCEVVTFTADLGQGEELGPARDKALLLGIKPENIFIEDLREEFVRDYVFPMFRANAAYEGVYLLGTSIARPLIAKKLIEIAEKTGADAVSHGATGKGNDQVRFELTAYALKPDVVVIAPWREWDLRSREQLIAFAEQHQIPIAKNKRGEAPFSVDANLLHASSEGRVLEDPAVEVPDYVYSRTVSPEDAPDKPTIITISFEKGDAVAIDGKKLSPATLLAKLNDLGRDNGIGRLDLVENRFVGMKSRGMYETPGGTILHAAHRAIESITLDRGAAHLKDELMPKYAELIYNGFWFSPEREMLQALIDKSQEFVTGDVRLKLYKGGVHVIGRSSDYSLYDQDLVTFEEGAVAYDHRDAAGFIKLNALRLRTLGQRKKKLGL, encoded by the coding sequence ATGGCTGACAGCAGCGTGAAGAAGGTCGTTCTCGCCTATTCCGGCGGTCTCGACACCTCGATCATCCTCAAATGGCTGCAGACCACCTATCGATGCGAGGTCGTGACCTTCACCGCCGATCTCGGCCAGGGCGAGGAGCTGGGGCCTGCGCGCGACAAGGCGCTGCTGCTCGGCATCAAGCCCGAGAACATCTTCATCGAGGACCTGCGCGAGGAATTCGTGCGCGACTACGTCTTCCCGATGTTCCGCGCGAACGCCGCCTATGAGGGCGTCTATCTGCTGGGCACCTCGATCGCGCGGCCGCTGATCGCCAAGAAGCTGATCGAGATCGCCGAGAAGACCGGCGCCGACGCCGTCTCCCATGGCGCCACCGGCAAGGGCAACGACCAGGTCCGCTTCGAGCTCACGGCCTATGCGCTGAAGCCCGACGTCGTGGTGATCGCGCCCTGGCGCGAATGGGATTTGCGCTCGCGCGAGCAGCTCATCGCCTTCGCCGAGCAGCACCAGATCCCGATTGCCAAGAACAAGCGCGGCGAGGCCCCCTTCTCGGTCGACGCCAACCTGCTGCACGCTTCCTCGGAAGGCCGTGTGCTGGAGGACCCGGCGGTCGAGGTGCCGGACTATGTGTATTCGCGCACCGTCTCGCCGGAAGACGCGCCGGACAAGCCGACGATCATCACGATCTCCTTCGAGAAGGGCGACGCGGTCGCGATCGACGGCAAGAAGCTGTCGCCGGCAACGCTGCTCGCCAAGCTCAACGATCTCGGCCGCGACAACGGCATCGGCCGGCTCGACCTCGTCGAGAACCGCTTCGTCGGCATGAAGTCGCGCGGCATGTACGAGACGCCCGGCGGCACGATCCTGCACGCGGCCCATCGCGCGATCGAGTCGATCACGCTCGACCGCGGCGCGGCACATCTCAAGGACGAGCTGATGCCGAAATATGCCGAGCTGATCTATAACGGCTTCTGGTTCTCGCCGGAGCGCGAGATGCTGCAGGCCCTGATCGACAAGAGCCAGGAGTTCGTCACCGGCGACGTGCGCCTCAAGCTCTACAAGGGCGGCGTCCACGTCATCGGCCGGTCGAGCGACTACTCGCTCTACGACCAGGACCTCGTCACCTTCGAGGAAGGCGCGGTGGCCTATGATCACCGCGATGCAGCCGGCTTCATCAAGCTCAACGCGCTGCGCCTGCGCACGCTCGGCCAGCGCAAGAAGAAGCTCGGCCTGTAA
- a CDS encoding DUF2188 domain-containing protein, whose translation MAIVKYEVVEHDGGWAYKVGDVLSETFRSHEAALKAATSAAARQTLAGNTDGIVYQDGEGHWHEELADGRDRPSTEVVDEP comes from the coding sequence ATGGCGATAGTCAAGTACGAAGTCGTCGAGCATGACGGTGGCTGGGCCTACAAGGTCGGTGACGTTCTGTCGGAGACCTTTCGCTCGCATGAGGCGGCCTTGAAGGCTGCCACCTCGGCCGCGGCTCGTCAGACCCTCGCCGGCAACACCGATGGCATCGTCTATCAGGACGGGGAAGGTCATTGGCACGAGGAACTGGCCGATGGCCGCGACCGGCCTTCGACCGAGGTCGTCGACGAGCCTTGA
- a CDS encoding YcxB family protein, producing MIRRETVVEIGHADLVAAQRLILRAGFRRPPQRWKQALLWGVATAFFSMILYGELLGGLAGTVAISAFGSLLLVFGLPVLIVLLLGPRAARRNWRAVPAFQGPLHYSWDEEGFSSATLSGHSMHRWPSYRRWLENDRLLLLWPHPATYQILPKRALEPAQVEDLRRFLLQQAGT from the coding sequence ATGATCCGGCGGGAGACGGTCGTCGAGATCGGACACGCCGATCTTGTCGCCGCCCAGAGACTGATCCTGCGCGCCGGCTTTCGCCGGCCGCCGCAGCGCTGGAAGCAGGCGCTGCTCTGGGGTGTCGCGACGGCCTTCTTCTCGATGATACTATATGGTGAGCTGCTGGGTGGCCTGGCCGGAACCGTCGCCATATCGGCCTTCGGCTCGCTGCTGCTGGTCTTCGGCCTGCCGGTGCTGATCGTGCTGCTGCTCGGCCCGCGCGCGGCCCGGCGCAATTGGCGCGCCGTGCCGGCCTTCCAGGGCCCGCTGCATTACAGCTGGGACGAGGAAGGCTTCAGCTCCGCAACCCTTTCCGGCCACTCCATGCATCGCTGGCCGAGTTACCGGCGCTGGCTTGAGAATGACAGATTGCTGTTGCTCTGGCCGCATCCGGCGACCTATCAAATCCTACCGAAGAGAGCGCTAGAGCCCGCGCAGGTCGAGGATCTGCGGCGTTTCCTGTTGCAGCAAGCTGGAACCTGA
- the fabI gene encoding enoyl-ACP reductase FabI, with amino-acid sequence MLPLMQNKRGLVMGVANQNSIAWGIAKTLHAHGAELAFTYQGEALGKRVKPLAQSIGSDLVIPCDVEDIASVDAAFAQLDEAWGGDPGRNTLDFLVHAIGFSDKNELKGLYADTSRENFSRTMVISCFSFTEATKRAAARMPNGGSIITLTYGGSMRIMPNYNVMGVAKAALEASVRYLAGDYGPRGIRVNALSPGPVRTLAGAGISDARAMLSWQRANAPLRKSVTLEEIGGAALYYLSELSGGVTGDVHHVDAGYHITSMPVLEGLRAADQGEA; translated from the coding sequence ATGCTCCCCCTGATGCAGAACAAGCGCGGCCTCGTCATGGGGGTCGCCAATCAGAACTCGATTGCCTGGGGCATCGCCAAGACCCTGCACGCGCACGGCGCCGAACTCGCCTTCACCTATCAGGGCGAGGCGCTCGGCAAGCGCGTGAAGCCGCTGGCGCAGAGCATCGGTTCCGACCTCGTCATCCCCTGCGACGTCGAGGATATCGCCTCTGTCGATGCAGCCTTCGCGCAGCTCGACGAGGCCTGGGGCGGCGACCCCGGGCGTAACACGCTCGATTTCCTGGTCCACGCCATCGGCTTCTCGGACAAGAACGAGCTCAAGGGCCTCTATGCCGACACCAGCCGCGAGAATTTTTCGCGCACCATGGTGATCTCCTGCTTCTCCTTCACCGAGGCGACGAAGCGGGCAGCAGCGCGCATGCCGAATGGCGGCAGCATCATCACGCTGACCTATGGCGGCTCGATGCGCATCATGCCGAACTACAACGTCATGGGCGTGGCCAAGGCGGCGCTGGAAGCCAGCGTGCGCTATCTCGCCGGCGACTACGGTCCGCGCGGCATCCGCGTCAATGCGCTCTCGCCCGGCCCCGTCAGGACGCTGGCCGGCGCCGGCATCTCCGATGCGCGCGCCATGCTGTCCTGGCAGCGCGCCAACGCGCCGCTGCGCAAATCGGTCACGCTCGAGGAGATCGGCGGGGCGGCGCTCTACTATCTCTCCGAGCTGTCGGGCGGCGTGACCGGCGACGTCCACCACGTCGATGCCGGCTATCACATCACCTCGATGCCGGTGCTTGAAGGGCTGCGGGCGGCCGATCAGGGCGAAGCCTGA
- the fabB gene encoding beta-ketoacyl-ACP synthase I encodes MRRVVVTGMGIVSSIGNNTQEVLASLHEAKSGISFAQDFAEHGFRSRVHGAPTLDAASVLDRRAMRFHGGGSAWNQVAMEQAIVDSGLEPGEISHERTGIIMGSGGPSTRALIDAYDKARESGSSKKVGPFAVPKGMSSTASATLATWFKIKGVNYSISSACATSNHCIGNAYELIQWGKQDVIFAGGCEELDWTLSVLFDAMGAMSSKYNDTPAAASRAYDVNRDGFVIAGGAGVVVLEELEHAKARGAKIYGEIVGYGATSDGYDMVQPSGEGGERCMRQALATVKAKVDYINPHGTSTPAGDGPEIAAIRNVFGSGDASPPIASTKSLTGHSLGATGVQEAIYSLLMLNNDFICESAHIEELDPAFADMPIVRKRIDNAKLGCVLSNSFGFGGTNATIVMKRLEA; translated from the coding sequence ATGAGACGCGTCGTCGTCACCGGGATGGGCATCGTCTCGTCCATCGGCAACAACACGCAGGAGGTCCTGGCCTCGCTGCACGAGGCGAAATCGGGCATCTCCTTCGCGCAGGACTTCGCCGAGCACGGCTTCCGCAGCCGCGTCCACGGCGCGCCGACGCTGGATGCCGCGAGCGTGCTGGATCGGCGCGCCATGCGCTTCCACGGCGGCGGTTCCGCCTGGAATCAGGTCGCGATGGAGCAGGCGATCGTCGATTCAGGCCTGGAACCCGGCGAGATCAGCCACGAGCGCACCGGCATCATCATGGGCTCGGGCGGTCCCTCGACCCGTGCGCTCATCGACGCCTACGACAAGGCGCGCGAGAGCGGCTCCTCCAAGAAGGTCGGTCCCTTCGCCGTGCCCAAGGGCATGTCCTCGACCGCCTCGGCCACGCTCGCGACCTGGTTCAAGATCAAGGGCGTCAACTATTCGATCTCATCGGCCTGCGCGACCTCGAACCACTGCATCGGCAACGCTTATGAGCTGATCCAGTGGGGCAAGCAGGACGTCATCTTCGCCGGCGGTTGCGAGGAACTGGACTGGACGCTCTCCGTCCTCTTCGACGCCATGGGCGCGATGTCCTCGAAATACAACGACACTCCCGCGGCCGCCTCCCGCGCCTACGACGTGAATCGCGACGGCTTCGTCATCGCCGGTGGCGCCGGTGTCGTCGTGCTGGAGGAGCTGGAGCACGCCAAGGCGCGCGGCGCCAAGATCTATGGCGAGATCGTCGGCTATGGCGCGACCTCGGACGGCTACGACATGGTCCAGCCTTCCGGCGAAGGCGGTGAACGCTGCATGCGGCAGGCTCTCGCGACCGTCAAAGCGAAGGTCGACTACATCAACCCGCATGGAACCTCGACACCGGCCGGCGACGGCCCGGAGATCGCGGCGATCCGCAACGTCTTCGGCAGTGGCGATGCATCCCCGCCGATCGCCTCGACCAAATCCCTCACCGGCCATTCGCTCGGCGCGACCGGCGTGCAGGAGGCGATCTACTCGCTGCTGATGCTCAACAACGATTTCATCTGCGAGAGCGCCCATATCGAAGAGCTCGACCCTGCCTTCGCCGACATGCCGATCGTGCGCAAGCGCATCGACAATGCCAAGCTGGGCTGCGTCCTCTCGAACTCCTTCGGCTTCGGCGGTACCAACGCCACCATCGTGATGAAGCGCCTGGAGGCGTGA
- the fabA gene encoding 3-hydroxyacyl-[acyl-carrier-protein] dehydratase FabA, whose translation MQRQSSFSYEEILACGRGELFGPGNAQLPLPPMLMFDRITEIAEEGGEHGKGLVRAEFDIKPDLWFFDCHFKGDPVMPGCLGLDALWQLTGFFLGWLGLPGRGRALGVGEVKFADQVLPSVKRVVYGVDFKRVFKSKLVLGIADGWLEADGKRIYTVSDMRVGLFKPEAA comes from the coding sequence ATGCAGCGTCAATCGTCTTTCAGCTACGAGGAGATCCTCGCCTGTGGTCGCGGGGAACTGTTCGGGCCGGGCAATGCGCAGTTGCCTCTGCCGCCGATGCTGATGTTCGACCGCATTACCGAGATCGCCGAAGAGGGCGGCGAACACGGCAAGGGCCTCGTCCGCGCCGAATTCGACATCAAGCCCGATCTCTGGTTCTTCGACTGCCACTTCAAGGGCGACCCGGTCATGCCGGGCTGCCTTGGATTGGACGCTCTTTGGCAGCTCACCGGCTTCTTCCTCGGCTGGCTCGGCCTGCCGGGCCGGGGCAGGGCGCTGGGTGTCGGCGAGGTCAAGTTCGCCGACCAGGTGCTGCCGAGCGTCAAGCGTGTCGTTTATGGCGTCGACTTCAAGCGCGTCTTCAAGTCGAAGCTCGTGCTCGGCATCGCCGATGGCTGGCTGGAAGCCGACGGCAAGCGCATCTACACTGTCAGCGACATGCGCGTGGGGCTGTTCAAGCCCGAAGCGGCCTGA
- a CDS encoding LysE family translocator, with protein sequence MIEAMHLWLFFLFVFGIVIVPGMDMTVVLANALGGGRRDGLLATFGVMAGGVCHVVVGALGIGLVLQLWPAAFNLLLLAGAIYVAWLGFGLLRHGAAMQPVGKRRPGGAWPAFRSGILTNLLNPKAYLFMFAVFPQFLRPERGWIGLQAAALGLIIVATQLLVYGGLALAAAEARSAWRGGAAGIDRAGRAVGLLLMATAAYTLWKGWRGF encoded by the coding sequence ATGATCGAGGCGATGCATCTGTGGCTGTTCTTCCTGTTCGTTTTCGGGATCGTGATCGTTCCGGGAATGGATATGACGGTGGTGCTGGCCAACGCGCTCGGTGGAGGCCGGCGGGATGGATTGCTGGCGACCTTCGGCGTCATGGCCGGCGGGGTCTGTCATGTCGTCGTGGGGGCGCTCGGCATCGGTCTCGTCCTGCAGCTCTGGCCGGCGGCCTTCAATCTCCTGCTTCTCGCAGGTGCGATCTATGTCGCCTGGCTCGGTTTTGGGCTGCTGCGGCACGGCGCCGCGATGCAGCCTGTTGGCAAGCGGCGGCCCGGCGGCGCCTGGCCCGCCTTTCGCAGTGGCATTCTGACTAATCTGCTCAATCCCAAGGCCTATCTGTTCATGTTCGCCGTGTTCCCGCAGTTCCTCAGGCCGGAGCGAGGCTGGATCGGATTGCAGGCGGCCGCGCTCGGCCTGATCATCGTGGCGACGCAGCTCCTGGTCTATGGCGGGCTCGCTCTGGCTGCGGCCGAGGCGCGTTCGGCATGGCGTGGAGGGGCGGCAGGCATCGACCGGGCCGGGCGTGCCGTCGGTCTCCTTCTCATGGCGACCGCCGCCTATACGTTGTGGAAAGGGTGGCGCGGTTTTTGA
- the irrA gene encoding iron response transcriptional regulator IrrA, giving the protein MSDLTSQDQGYGSTVRQGCPFHDIRQKLRHVGLRPTRQRVSLGWVLFAKGDRHISAEMLHEEAVKERIPVSLATIYNTLRQFTEAGLLRELAIDGNKTYFDTASHDHHHFVVEGENRVIDIPAQEIDVATLPTPPEGYEISHVDVVVRLRKIDG; this is encoded by the coding sequence ATGAGCGATCTGACCTCCCAGGATCAGGGCTATGGATCGACCGTGCGACAGGGTTGCCCGTTCCATGACATCCGCCAGAAGCTGCGACATGTCGGGTTGAGGCCGACGCGCCAGCGCGTTTCGCTCGGCTGGGTGCTGTTCGCCAAGGGCGACCGCCACATCAGCGCCGAGATGCTGCACGAAGAGGCCGTGAAGGAGCGCATCCCGGTTTCGCTGGCGACGATCTACAACACGTTGCGCCAGTTCACCGAGGCAGGCCTGCTGCGCGAGCTCGCGATCGACGGCAACAAGACCTATTTCGACACGGCGAGCCACGACCACCATCATTTCGTGGTCGAGGGCGAGAACCGCGTCATCGATATTCCCGCGCAGGAAATCGACGTCGCCACCTTGCCGACGCCGCCTGAGGGCTACGAGATTTCCCATGTCGACGTCGTGGTGCGGCTGCGCAAGATCGACGGCTGA
- a CDS encoding YbaY family lipoprotein, with translation MRFPDSPISRRALAGLLLAATVPATPALAAPRTLRGTVTYRERMALPPGAVVEVRLLDVSLADAPARTIAETRVYGRRIPAQWILRFDSRQIEPRHSYALQARILDGDRLLFITTERHSVFTGGRDDTAIRVQRVAGPDQPSTPAASPVGSWRLSSLGSTQVPVSITTTMDIAADGKVSGRGGCNGFGGSATITGGAIRFSRIVSTMMACAPDVMSQERGFLEGLAKVRRWELHRGSGLLALLDGRGRPLMTLARQ, from the coding sequence ATGCGCTTCCCCGACTCGCCGATCTCGCGCCGCGCCCTAGCCGGGCTCCTGCTCGCGGCGACCGTTCCCGCGACGCCGGCGCTGGCCGCGCCCCGGACCCTGCGCGGCACCGTCACCTATCGCGAACGCATGGCCCTGCCGCCCGGCGCGGTCGTCGAAGTCAGGCTGCTCGATGTTTCGCTGGCCGACGCGCCGGCCCGCACCATCGCCGAGACGCGCGTCTACGGCCGCCGCATCCCGGCCCAGTGGATCCTGCGCTTCGACTCGCGACAGATCGAGCCTCGCCACAGCTATGCGCTGCAGGCCCGCATCCTCGACGGCGACCGGCTGCTCTTTATCACCACGGAGCGGCACAGCGTCTTCACGGGCGGCCGGGACGATACCGCCATTCGGGTTCAGCGCGTGGCCGGGCCGGATCAGCCGTCGACCCCGGCGGCGTCGCCCGTGGGAAGCTGGCGTCTCTCCAGCCTGGGAAGCACCCAGGTTCCGGTCTCGATCACGACGACCATGGACATCGCGGCGGACGGCAAGGTCTCCGGCCGGGGCGGCTGCAACGGCTTCGGCGGCAGCGCCACCATCACAGGCGGGGCGATCCGGTTCTCGCGCATAGTCTCGACCATGATGGCCTGCGCGCCGGATGTAATGAGCCAGGAACGCGGTTTCCTCGAGGGGCTCGCCAAGGTCCGCCGCTGGGAACTCCACCGCGGTTCGGGGCTGCTTGCCCTGCTCGACGGCCGCGGACGGCCGCTGATGACGCTGGCCCGGCAGTAG
- a CDS encoding D-glycerate dehydrogenase — MSKKKPLVVVTRKLPAVVETRMRELFDAQLNIDDKPMSQAALVEAMKTADVLVPTITDKIDAALIAQAGEQLRLIANFGNGVDNIDVASAVQRGITVTNTPGVLTDDTADMTIALILAVARRIAEGARVIPDDDWAGWSPTWMLGRRITGKRLGIVGMGRIGQALAKRAAAFGLSIHYHNRRRVDPRIEEKLEATYWDSLDQMLARMDIVSVNCPHTPATYHLLSARRLKLMKPEAILVNTARGEIVDETALARMLEAGELAGAGLDVFEQQPAINPRLLKLARQHKVVVLPHLGSATHEGRADMGEKVIVNIKTFMDGHKPPDRVLPSML, encoded by the coding sequence ATGTCGAAGAAGAAGCCGCTGGTCGTGGTGACGCGCAAGCTGCCGGCCGTGGTGGAAACCCGGATGCGCGAGCTGTTCGATGCCCAGCTCAACATCGACGACAAGCCGATGTCGCAAGCCGCCCTCGTCGAGGCGATGAAGACCGCCGACGTGCTGGTGCCCACCATCACCGACAAGATCGACGCGGCGCTGATTGCTCAAGCGGGCGAGCAGCTGCGTCTCATCGCCAATTTCGGCAATGGCGTCGACAACATCGACGTCGCCAGTGCCGTGCAGCGCGGCATCACCGTCACAAACACGCCGGGCGTGCTGACCGACGACACCGCCGACATGACGATCGCGCTGATCCTCGCCGTAGCCCGTCGCATCGCCGAAGGCGCCCGCGTCATCCCGGACGACGACTGGGCCGGCTGGTCACCGACCTGGATGCTCGGGCGCCGGATCACCGGCAAGCGGCTCGGCATCGTCGGCATGGGCAGGATCGGCCAGGCCCTGGCCAAGCGCGCCGCCGCCTTCGGCCTCTCGATTCACTATCACAACCGCCGCAGGGTCGATCCCCGCATCGAGGAAAAGCTCGAGGCGACCTATTGGGATTCGCTCGACCAGATGCTGGCCCGGATGGACATCGTCTCGGTCAACTGCCCGCATACGCCGGCCACCTACCACCTGCTCTCGGCCCGGCGCCTCAAGCTGATGAAGCCCGAGGCGATCCTGGTGAACACCGCACGCGGCGAGATCGTCGACGAAACGGCGCTGGCGCGGATGCTGGAGGCGGGCGAGCTCGCCGGCGCCGGCCTCGACGTCTTCGAGCAGCAGCCGGCGATCAATCCGCGCCTGCTCAAGCTCGCGCGCCAGCACAAGGTCGTCGTGCTCCCGCATCTCGGCTCGGCCACCCATGAAGGCCGCGCCGACATGGGCGAGAAGGTCATCGTCAATATCAAGACCTTCATGGACGGCCACAAGCCGCCGGACCGCGTGCTGCCGAGCATGCTCTGA
- a CDS encoding HAD-IA family hydrolase translates to MAFDLVIYDCDGTLLDTETLYGEVSLALCHEVGLTSWRLDDYLQNLVGIPLADGFKVIEAALGRPLPADFESRIEAGVAARLTRELRALPGVREALAELAGRRCVASSTSLGPLRHNLGLAGLLDMFDPHVFSASQVARGKPAPDVFLFAAAQMQARPECCLVLEDSVPGVQAARAAGMRVAGFTGAAHDRAVMRERLLAAGAAAVIDDYRDWPGEAARLAAA, encoded by the coding sequence ATGGCGTTCGACCTCGTCATCTACGATTGCGACGGCACGCTGCTCGACACCGAGACGCTCTATGGCGAGGTCAGCCTCGCCTTGTGCCATGAGGTCGGCCTGACGAGCTGGAGACTTGACGATTATCTGCAGAATCTCGTCGGGATACCCCTGGCCGACGGGTTCAAGGTCATCGAGGCGGCCTTGGGCCGCCCGCTTCCCGCCGATTTCGAGAGCCGGATCGAGGCGGGTGTCGCCGCTCGGCTCACGCGCGAGCTGCGAGCCTTGCCGGGGGTGCGCGAGGCGCTCGCGGAGCTCGCCGGGCGGCGTTGCGTCGCATCCTCGACCAGTCTCGGGCCGCTGCGCCACAATCTCGGCCTGGCCGGCCTGCTCGACATGTTCGATCCGCATGTCTTCTCGGCCTCGCAGGTCGCGCGCGGCAAGCCGGCGCCGGATGTCTTCCTGTTCGCCGCGGCGCAGATGCAGGCGCGGCCCGAGTGCTGCCTGGTGCTGGAGGATTCTGTGCCGGGCGTCCAGGCCGCCAGGGCCGCTGGCATGCGGGTGGCGGGCTTCACCGGGGCGGCCCATGACAGGGCGGTCATGCGCGAGCGCCTGCTCGCAGCAGGCGCGGCGGCAGTCATCGATGACTATCGGGACTGGCCGGGCGAGGCGGCCCGCCTCGCCGCCGCCTGA
- a CDS encoding complex I NDUFA9 subunit family protein — translation MALQAPAQQLVTVFGGSGFLGRHVVRALVKRGYRVRVAVRRPDLAGFLQPLGVVGQIHAVQANLRYPASVTAAVMGSDAVINLVGIMKEQGRQSFTAVQANGARAVAQACATVGVNRLVQISALGADAESRSVYARTKAEGEAAVHQIVPQAVILRPSVMFGPEDTFFNRFASMARMLPILPLVGDGAAKLQPAFAGDVAEVVARAIDGTVAAGKIYELGGPEVMSLRQIVEDVCKVTGRKRLIASLPLPLAGVMARVLELVDTLTLGLLPDELKLTRDQVLLLGQDNVVSPEAVKEGRDFAGLGIAPVSVEVEVPSYLWRFRKTGQFETARPA, via the coding sequence ATGGCCCTTCAAGCCCCGGCTCAGCAACTCGTCACCGTCTTCGGCGGCTCCGGCTTCCTTGGACGCCATGTCGTGCGTGCGCTCGTCAAGCGCGGCTACCGGGTGCGGGTCGCTGTGCGCCGGCCGGACCTTGCCGGCTTCCTGCAGCCGCTCGGCGTCGTCGGCCAGATTCATGCGGTGCAGGCTAATCTGCGCTACCCGGCCTCCGTCACCGCTGCGGTGATGGGCTCCGATGCCGTGATCAATCTCGTCGGCATCATGAAGGAGCAGGGCCGCCAGAGCTTCACGGCCGTGCAGGCGAACGGCGCCCGCGCCGTGGCGCAGGCCTGCGCCACCGTCGGCGTCAATCGGCTCGTGCAGATCTCGGCGCTGGGGGCGGATGCCGAATCGCGCTCGGTCTATGCCCGCACCAAGGCGGAAGGCGAGGCTGCCGTGCACCAGATCGTGCCGCAGGCCGTCATCCTGCGCCCGTCGGTGATGTTCGGGCCGGAGGATACGTTCTTCAACCGCTTCGCCTCGATGGCGCGGATGCTGCCGATCCTGCCGCTGGTCGGCGACGGCGCGGCCAAGTTGCAGCCGGCCTTTGCCGGTGATGTGGCCGAGGTCGTCGCCCGCGCCATTGATGGGACTGTCGCCGCCGGCAAGATCTATGAGCTCGGCGGCCCCGAGGTGATGAGCCTGCGTCAGATCGTCGAGGATGTCTGCAAGGTGACCGGCCGCAAGCGCTTGATCGCCTCGCTGCCCTTGCCCCTGGCCGGTGTGATGGCGCGCGTGCTGGAACTGGTCGACACGCTGACGCTTGGCCTGCTGCCCGACGAGCTGAAGCTGACGCGGGACCAGGTCCTGCTGCTCGGCCAGGACAATGTCGTCTCGCCGGAGGCGGTTAAGGAAGGGCGCGATTTCGCGGGGCTCGGCATCGCGCCGGTCTCGGTCGAGGTCGAGGTGCCGTCCTACCTCTGGCGCTTCCGCAAGACCGGGCAGTTCGAAACTGCCCGTCCGGCCTGA